A part of Oncorhynchus masou masou isolate Uvic2021 chromosome 30, UVic_Omas_1.1, whole genome shotgun sequence genomic DNA contains:
- the rmdn1 gene encoding regulator of microtubule dynamics protein 1: protein MAGATFMRFAARTVLSAPACKAVKIRGYHRQYLTTFRSNTSTINGGRTAFLLTLPVLSYLGVEAYRRMQSATVVHALEKAEEAVEQADYLYSCGETEKLYQLLLQYKDSDDAEFLWRLARASRDLSLLAHIAADEKKRLTFEAFDYAKKALEKNEACFAAHKWYAVCLSDIGDYEGVKVKIGNSYIIKEHLQRAIELNPKDATSIHILGYWCFAFAELAWYQRKVAAMIFASPPTATYEEALAFFLKAEEVDPNFYSKNLLMLGKSYMSLKDQGNAVLWLRKARDYPPHTEEDKEVHKEALDLLKKLSA, encoded by the exons ATGGCAGGAGCAACTTTCATGCGATTTGCTGCCCGGACTGTGCTATCGGCACCTGCTTGTAAAGCCGTCAAGATCAGAGGATATCATCGACAATACTTGACTACTTTCAGGAGCAATACCTCAACTATTAAC GGAGGAAGAACTGCATTCTTGCTCACCTTACCAGTACTATCTTATCTAGGCGTGGAAGCCTACAGGAGGATGCAGAGTGCAACTGTGGTCCATGCTCTGGAAAAAG CTGAAGAGGCTGTGGAACAAGCAGACTACCTGTACAGctgtggggagacagagaaacTCTACCAGCTTCTGCTACAATATAAGGACAG TGATGATGCAGAGTTCCTGTGGAGGCTGGCGCGGGCATCTCGTGACCTCTCCCTCCTCGCTCACATTGCTGCTGACGAGAAGAAGAGGCTGACCTTTGAGGCGTTTGACTACGCCAAGAAGGCTCTGGAGAAAAATGAGGCCTGCTTCGCAGCACACAAA TGGTATGCAGTGTGTCTCAGTGACATAGGCGATTACGAGGGGGTCAAAGTAAAAATAGGAAATTCTTACATCATTAAAGAACATTTACAG AGGGCTATCGAGCTAAATCCTAAAGATGCCACATCTATCCATATCTTGGGTTATTG GTGTTTTGCCTTCGCTGAGTTGGCGTGGTATCAACGTAAAGTGGCAGCCATGATCTTCGCCTCTCCTCCCACTGCTACATACGAAGAG GCTTTGGCGTTCTTCCTGAAAGCTGAAGAAG TGGACCCAAACTTCTACAGTAAGAATCTACTTATGCTAGGGAAGTCCTACATGTCATTGAAGGACCAGGGGAATGCTGTGCTCTGGCTGAGAAAGGCACGGGACTACCCCCCTCACACAGAGGAAGACAAGGAG GTCCATAAAGAAGCCCTTGACCTCCTGAAGAAGCTCAGTGCATAA